Proteins from a genomic interval of Symmachiella macrocystis:
- a CDS encoding tetratricopeptide repeat protein: MINWRVDSLLILLTPLIAVPAVFLLSSSTVGVDAATISLIVTAFFATGHHLPGMIRAYGDRDLFQRFKLRFILAPPLVFLAYFPLYNYHFDLYRLIILVWATWHGFMQLYGFVRIYDAKVGSTAKATANWDWLVCLCGFATARLMRPEQVSNTLGHWYSAGGPLIPPTLLTTVRWGALAICVAVLIGFTVNYIVQWRRGPKPNPLKVVMLISGIGTWWIAMCFVDELILGIALFDICHDVQYLAIVWLYNCRSVNANPKLNRFMRYVFRRGMVLLYLGLITAYGTIGYIAPLVKDGTISSIVYSVLFTSTILHYYYDGFIWKVREKTNQANLGLAQGAVMPRSQWFSGIRSSHALKWAPAIVVLGLLFLSDLIDPPLTTAQKDKMDKSYAQTVVGKPIRLEKPEEISWLNEKFQSAQDIAATVPDDRRAQLRASILLANFGRNNEAANRLEELLKQHPDYFDAHTILAEIHLYQGNLEQASDRFQTALSLAKTGKERSAINLRLGEIDLHKKDFAAAKIRFQKAVEDDPRLSASVEALEKASSPSPSPYPTDG; encoded by the coding sequence ATGATCAACTGGCGAGTAGATTCTTTGTTGATTCTGCTCACGCCACTGATAGCAGTCCCAGCGGTGTTTCTGCTCTCATCATCCACCGTTGGTGTCGACGCCGCGACCATTTCCCTGATCGTAACGGCCTTCTTCGCCACCGGCCATCATTTGCCCGGGATGATCAGAGCCTACGGGGATCGCGACCTCTTCCAGCGATTTAAGCTGCGATTTATTCTTGCCCCTCCCCTGGTGTTCTTAGCGTATTTTCCGCTCTACAACTACCACTTCGATCTCTACCGACTGATCATCCTTGTGTGGGCGACTTGGCACGGGTTCATGCAGCTTTACGGCTTCGTGAGAATTTACGACGCCAAGGTGGGATCGACGGCCAAGGCAACGGCGAATTGGGACTGGTTGGTTTGCCTGTGTGGTTTTGCGACCGCCCGTCTCATGCGTCCAGAACAGGTCTCGAACACCTTAGGCCACTGGTATTCGGCAGGCGGCCCATTGATCCCACCGACATTGCTGACCACAGTGCGCTGGGGAGCGTTGGCAATTTGTGTTGCGGTGCTTATCGGCTTTACTGTCAACTATATCGTGCAATGGCGACGCGGACCGAAACCGAACCCCCTCAAGGTCGTGATGCTGATCAGCGGCATCGGCACGTGGTGGATCGCCATGTGCTTTGTGGATGAGCTAATCTTAGGCATTGCCCTGTTTGACATCTGCCATGATGTGCAGTATCTGGCGATTGTTTGGCTGTACAACTGCCGCAGCGTCAACGCAAACCCCAAATTGAACCGCTTCATGCGCTATGTGTTCCGCCGCGGAATGGTGTTGCTGTATTTGGGGCTGATCACTGCTTACGGGACCATTGGTTACATTGCCCCTCTGGTGAAGGATGGCACGATCAGCAGCATCGTTTACAGCGTACTTTTTACATCAACGATCCTGCACTATTACTACGATGGCTTTATTTGGAAAGTCCGCGAAAAAACCAACCAAGCCAATCTGGGCTTGGCCCAAGGTGCGGTTATGCCACGGAGCCAATGGTTCTCAGGCATCAGGTCTTCTCATGCTCTCAAGTGGGCGCCGGCGATTGTTGTCTTAGGCTTGTTATTCCTATCCGACCTGATTGACCCGCCGTTGACGACTGCCCAAAAAGACAAGATGGACAAGAGCTACGCTCAGACCGTTGTCGGCAAACCGATACGCCTTGAAAAACCAGAAGAGATCAGCTGGTTAAACGAGAAATTTCAATCAGCGCAAGACATTGCAGCCACCGTCCCGGACGACCGGCGAGCGCAATTGCGGGCTTCCATTTTATTGGCAAACTTCGGACGCAATAATGAGGCGGCAAATCGACTGGAAGAGCTGCTAAAACAGCACCCCGACTATTTCGACGCGCATACAATCTTGGCTGAAATCCATCTTTACCAGGGCAATCTCGAACAAGCATCCGACCGTTTTCAAACGGCGCTTTCCCTTGCCAAAACCGGCAAGGAACGCTCTGCCATCAACCTGAGACT
- a CDS encoding DUF1559 domain-containing protein, whose protein sequence is MMTPSNPKLRSRQRAFTLIELLVVIAIIAILIALLLPAVQQAREAARRTACRNNVKQIGLAFHNYHDVFGRFPAAFSANAGDSTFDIGEGPGPRTDSGEIDSNIHTWVERILPYMDQGNVYEGIKFDTMMGSLNPDGTGVPTCVGVSTKGGNASGVWTQAHDPAALNAVIPAFICPSSPHPSNKVAPYLDDWLSSGYGAQVYYTGGALDYTGIADWLSSDLNGGQGIIDIEHGVGEAGSDGIKIGQIVDGTSNTFIIGEKSSPDSKEWVLGKPVNDLLDEGTGLMGPAWNDWQWSTGHFWRGLTPGACRGGMGSAGYDFTAGCPGGRPGGTCLINCNSKYNFYSFHTGGAFFLFADGSVQFLSQSTERTTLLNLHAFQDGATTGEF, encoded by the coding sequence ATGATGACACCGTCGAATCCGAAATTACGAAGTCGGCAACGAGCGTTTACGCTCATCGAGTTGCTGGTGGTGATTGCGATTATTGCAATCCTCATCGCGCTGCTCTTGCCGGCCGTTCAGCAGGCCCGCGAAGCGGCCCGCCGAACAGCTTGTCGTAACAACGTCAAGCAAATTGGTCTTGCATTCCATAATTATCACGATGTGTTTGGTCGCTTCCCGGCTGCCTTCTCAGCCAACGCTGGTGATTCAACCTTTGACATTGGCGAAGGTCCGGGACCACGGACCGATAGCGGCGAAATCGACAGTAACATCCATACGTGGGTCGAACGCATTTTGCCCTACATGGACCAAGGCAATGTCTACGAAGGTATTAAGTTTGATACCATGATGGGTTCACTCAATCCTGACGGAACTGGCGTTCCGACATGTGTTGGCGTGAGTACCAAAGGTGGAAACGCTTCTGGTGTGTGGACACAGGCTCATGATCCGGCTGCCCTGAACGCTGTTATCCCGGCGTTTATCTGCCCGTCTTCTCCGCACCCCTCAAACAAGGTTGCTCCGTACCTCGACGACTGGTTGAGCTCTGGCTACGGTGCCCAGGTTTATTACACCGGTGGTGCTTTGGATTACACCGGAATTGCTGACTGGCTGTCGTCCGACTTGAATGGCGGTCAAGGAATTATTGACATCGAACACGGTGTGGGCGAAGCCGGATCCGACGGTATTAAAATCGGTCAAATCGTCGACGGAACGTCAAACACGTTCATCATCGGCGAAAAGTCTTCTCCTGACTCAAAAGAATGGGTTTTGGGGAAACCGGTTAATGATCTGTTGGACGAAGGTACCGGCCTCATGGGACCGGCTTGGAATGACTGGCAGTGGAGTACTGGACACTTCTGGCGTGGACTCACACCTGGCGCTTGCCGCGGTGGAATGGGGTCTGCAGGTTACGACTTTACCGCTGGCTGTCCGGGTGGTCGTCCGGGTGGTACCTGCCTGATCAACTGCAATAGCAAGTATAACTTCTATAGCTTCCACACAGGCGGAGCCTTCTTCTTGTTCGCTGATGGATCTGTTCAGTTCCTCAGCCAAAGTACAGAACGTACCACCTTGTTGAACTTGCACGCTTTCCAAGATGGTGCAACTACGGGTGAATTTTAA
- a CDS encoding HEAT repeat domain-containing protein, whose amino-acid sequence MDSDPGIQIPEPVKDIHPNLTTLWLEALNRPEIDMQRMAAESIARASQRDIPGLDKAVPRLEEILVAEESHPTARYAAARALIALDSRASSDKLLETSQSHGADLAQLIEPALAAWENPAAKTVWVERLAAKETGPRNLVLAMRGLGELQHQSALPSLVAIANDLTRTSAVRLEAATAAGKIAESGLEQDAERLAGDTRSPRFINQFCAIRLLAGHSSAGAKKLITELADHDEPAIAAAALKRLNEIDYALVLPMAEEAMQSPDPEVRRLGALSMLQLPAVDHIVPLSKLMADPHPGVRSEISEGLLKLSEKPDLNEPIRAAAMQVLAEDRWQGQEQASLLLGALEHKPAADRFIELMESPRVEVRLPATWALRKLAVPETIPALIAQASELTQRRKSTNQPGMDEQVAHLFEALGALQAKDATPLLVQYIPKRVRMNNLSRGSAIWALGRINEGSRDEKLEDAFTDRILDFEPRPSEVSLVKQMSAIALARMQAVDHAPMLRRFALDDSLFATSGSDDSGMRLRMALLWAVKELTGDELPTPKPMTIGQDSWFLEPLP is encoded by the coding sequence ATGGATTCCGATCCGGGGATTCAAATCCCCGAGCCTGTCAAGGATATCCATCCCAACCTGACAACGCTGTGGCTGGAGGCACTCAATCGCCCCGAGATCGACATGCAGCGCATGGCGGCTGAGTCGATCGCCCGCGCGAGCCAGCGGGACATTCCCGGTCTGGACAAAGCGGTTCCCCGGCTTGAGGAAATCCTCGTGGCTGAGGAATCGCACCCGACCGCACGCTATGCGGCGGCTCGCGCGTTGATTGCTCTGGACTCGCGTGCTTCGAGCGACAAGCTGCTCGAGACATCGCAGTCCCACGGAGCTGACTTGGCGCAACTCATTGAACCCGCCCTAGCCGCCTGGGAAAATCCCGCAGCAAAAACGGTCTGGGTGGAGCGCCTTGCCGCGAAGGAAACAGGCCCACGCAACCTGGTTCTGGCGATGCGTGGTCTCGGTGAACTCCAACACCAATCCGCTTTGCCTAGCTTGGTCGCGATTGCAAATGACCTGACACGCACTTCGGCCGTACGCCTGGAGGCAGCAACTGCAGCAGGAAAGATCGCGGAGTCCGGTCTCGAACAAGATGCGGAGCGTCTTGCTGGTGACACCAGAAGCCCTCGGTTCATCAATCAATTTTGCGCCATTCGCCTTCTCGCCGGTCATTCGAGTGCTGGAGCCAAGAAACTCATCACTGAGTTGGCCGATCATGACGAGCCAGCGATTGCCGCCGCTGCATTGAAACGGCTGAACGAGATCGATTACGCCCTGGTACTGCCCATGGCGGAAGAAGCGATGCAGAGCCCCGATCCGGAAGTCCGGCGGCTGGGAGCGCTGTCCATGCTGCAGCTTCCGGCGGTTGATCACATCGTGCCGCTCAGCAAATTGATGGCGGATCCGCACCCCGGAGTTCGCAGCGAAATCAGTGAGGGTCTTCTTAAGTTATCGGAAAAACCAGACCTGAACGAACCGATTCGCGCAGCCGCCATGCAGGTTCTCGCCGAAGACCGATGGCAAGGACAAGAGCAAGCCTCATTATTGCTGGGAGCACTCGAACACAAACCAGCAGCTGATCGGTTCATTGAATTGATGGAGTCCCCGCGCGTGGAAGTTCGGCTTCCCGCCACCTGGGCGCTCCGCAAACTAGCGGTCCCAGAGACCATTCCCGCCCTGATTGCCCAAGCCTCAGAATTGACCCAACGACGCAAAAGCACCAATCAACCGGGCATGGATGAGCAGGTGGCCCATCTGTTTGAAGCGTTAGGCGCGCTACAGGCAAAAGATGCCACACCGTTGCTAGTCCAGTATATCCCTAAGCGCGTCCGGATGAATAATCTTTCAAGAGGCTCTGCAATCTGGGCGTTGGGCCGGATCAACGAAGGCAGCCGCGATGAGAAGCTCGAAGACGCCTTCACCGATCGAATCCTTGATTTTGAGCCCCGCCCCAGCGAAGTCTCTCTCGTCAAGCAGATGTCTGCCATTGCTCTTGCTCGAATGCAAGCTGTCGATCACGCCCCGATGCTGCGTCGATTCGCGCTAGATGATTCACTATTTGCAACTTCAGGCAGTGACGATTCAGGGATGCGTCTGCGAATGGCTCTGCTCTGGGCTGTCAAGGAATTGACCGGCGACGAACTACCGACTCCCAAACCAATGACTATTGGTCAGGACAGTTGGTTTTTAGAGCCACTTCCCTAA
- a CDS encoding ABC transporter permease gives MFSAVLRRELVTPLRRRRMIVFQIAIATLFALLIAARWPTDGQVALLGARSQQIFRLFGYGLMATLLLLLPVFPAASIVSEKISGTLGLLFNTPLGPVRIFFAKLLASLSLAGMILAMSLPAAGACYSMGGLSLYEEIGKVYLLLLLVALQYTAIGLLVSSYAQSVDSAIRITYGIVLVTCVLTLGPHYFFQGTEGSLASLGEMLRSMSPLAALTSLTGAADIGGQGLMTKTNVMGQFTVWSLLCTVVTSVWTISRLNHKIFDKSRASGTMSDDLSKSGQLLRRIFFLVDPQKRSQPIPLFLNPVMVKEFRCRKFGRLNWLLRLVAVCAMLSLGLTYATTAGTTDWGVETIGGIMVVMQVALIVLIAPSLSAGLLSTEREFGSWQLLQTTPLSMTRIIWGKLLSAILPLMLLLCATMPGYMVIAYIEPGMSLQVQRVIVCLVLTAFFAMSCSAAVGCFFRRSAVAIASAYGVLLSICCLPLLVWMGKDAPFGHRVVETALSFSSIAAAFSAIRMPGFDNYDLIPANWWFMGIGSLISLIVLPAWAYHISKPQ, from the coding sequence ATGTTTAGTGCGGTGTTGAGGCGAGAGTTGGTCACGCCGCTGCGTCGCCGACGGATGATTGTTTTTCAGATTGCGATAGCGACGCTGTTTGCCCTGTTGATTGCCGCCCGCTGGCCAACCGACGGACAAGTCGCGCTGCTAGGAGCGCGCTCGCAGCAGATTTTCCGCTTGTTCGGATATGGGCTGATGGCCACGCTGCTGTTATTGCTGCCGGTGTTTCCAGCAGCGAGCATCGTGAGCGAAAAAATAAGTGGCACGCTGGGCCTGCTATTCAATACTCCGTTAGGTCCCGTGCGGATTTTCTTTGCAAAACTGCTGGCGTCGTTGTCGTTGGCGGGCATGATTCTCGCTATGAGCCTCCCAGCAGCAGGGGCCTGTTATTCGATGGGCGGCCTGTCGCTGTACGAAGAAATCGGAAAAGTCTACCTGTTGCTCCTGCTTGTGGCGCTGCAATACACGGCCATTGGCCTGCTCGTGAGCAGCTACGCGCAATCGGTCGACTCGGCGATTCGCATTACCTATGGCATTGTGCTTGTGACGTGCGTTTTGACTTTGGGCCCCCACTATTTCTTCCAAGGTACCGAAGGCAGTCTAGCCAGTCTGGGCGAAATGTTACGTAGTATGTCCCCCTTGGCGGCGCTGACGTCACTCACCGGTGCGGCGGATATTGGCGGCCAAGGGTTGATGACCAAAACAAACGTCATGGGACAATTCACGGTCTGGTCTCTGCTCTGCACCGTCGTTACGTCAGTTTGGACAATTAGTCGCCTGAATCACAAAATCTTCGACAAATCGCGGGCCTCCGGAACGATGAGCGATGACCTCTCCAAGTCCGGTCAGCTCCTGCGAAGAATATTCTTTCTGGTGGATCCTCAGAAACGGTCCCAGCCCATCCCGTTGTTTCTTAATCCCGTGATGGTCAAAGAGTTTCGCTGTCGCAAATTCGGGCGACTGAACTGGCTCCTGCGACTAGTCGCCGTCTGTGCGATGCTCTCCTTGGGACTCACATACGCGACGACCGCCGGCACGACTGACTGGGGCGTGGAAACGATTGGCGGCATCATGGTTGTGATGCAAGTCGCATTGATCGTCCTGATCGCCCCCAGCCTGTCCGCGGGGCTGCTCAGCACGGAACGCGAATTTGGAAGCTGGCAATTGCTACAGACAACACCCCTGTCCATGACCCGCATCATTTGGGGCAAACTGCTCAGCGCCATTTTGCCATTGATGCTCCTGCTTTGTGCCACCATGCCGGGATATATGGTGATTGCCTACATCGAACCGGGAATGAGCCTGCAGGTCCAGCGCGTCATTGTTTGTCTGGTGCTCACCGCATTTTTTGCAATGTCCTGCAGTGCGGCCGTCGGCTGTTTTTTCCGTCGCTCTGCCGTTGCGATTGCCAGTGCCTACGGAGTTTTGCTGTCCATCTGTTGCTTGCCATTATTGGTCTGGATGGGCAAAGACGCCCCGTTTGGACATCGTGTTGTAGAAACGGCTTTATCTTTCAGTTCGATTGCTGCTGCCTTTTCGGCGATCAGAATGCCAGGCTTTGATAACTACGATCTCATTCCCGCAAACTGGTGGTTTATGGGAATCGGATCGCTAATATCTTTGATCGTGTTGCCTGCCTGGGCCTATCATATTTCAAAACCCCAGTGA
- a CDS encoding ABC transporter ATP-binding protein gives MNAKASPKKSGEKPVLDIKNLTKRYGSFTALNDLTLSLDAGQILGVIGPNGAGKTTTIKILVGLSRPTSGTATIDGVDCVEDAREMKRLVGYMPDKFGSYDNMRVSEYLDFFGAAFGMSTAQRASRIKDVMQMTNTEYMKDRFVESLSHGMQQRVGLARTLLHDPKVLILDEPVNGLDPQSRIEMRDLLIELAGQGKTLMVTSHILPELARICQQVAIITNGTLRAFGTVEDIGSLVSQQRTVEAHLLKAEDVKSAAKVIRASIEDGAEVVEARAESIVRFRTASTEEQLAKMLVKLFKAGVFVSQFREVQTDLEEAFMSFTSTPPSSSTKSPAGVTSDV, from the coding sequence ATGAATGCGAAAGCATCGCCTAAAAAGTCCGGCGAAAAACCCGTTCTCGACATTAAAAACTTGACGAAACGGTATGGTTCCTTCACGGCACTCAATGATTTGACCCTCTCCCTGGATGCGGGCCAAATCCTAGGTGTCATTGGTCCAAACGGCGCGGGCAAAACGACAACGATCAAAATCCTGGTGGGGCTCAGCCGCCCGACTTCAGGAACCGCCACTATTGACGGTGTGGATTGTGTCGAGGATGCCCGGGAGATGAAGCGATTGGTCGGCTATATGCCCGACAAATTCGGTTCCTATGACAACATGCGCGTCAGCGAGTACCTTGACTTTTTTGGTGCCGCCTTCGGGATGTCCACCGCGCAGCGCGCCTCGCGGATCAAGGATGTCATGCAAATGACAAATACCGAATACATGAAGGATCGGTTCGTCGAAAGTCTCAGTCACGGTATGCAGCAACGTGTGGGTCTAGCCCGCACGCTACTGCACGATCCCAAAGTCTTAATCCTAGACGAACCCGTCAACGGTCTCGACCCGCAGTCACGCATCGAAATGCGAGATCTGCTCATCGAATTGGCTGGGCAAGGAAAGACTTTGATGGTGACTAGCCATATCCTTCCGGAATTGGCGCGTATTTGTCAGCAGGTCGCGATTATTACCAACGGGACATTGCGAGCATTTGGGACGGTCGAAGACATCGGCAGCCTCGTCAGCCAGCAACGTACTGTGGAAGCGCACCTCCTCAAAGCAGAGGACGTGAAATCGGCCGCCAAAGTCATCCGAGCCTCTATCGAAGATGGTGCCGAAGTGGTTGAGGCTCGCGCCGAATCGATCGTTCGCTTTCGAACTGCGAGTACCGAAGAACAACTCGCCAAAATGTTGGTCAAGCTATTCAAGGCCGGTGTCTTCGTGAGCCAGTTTCGTGAAGTTCAAACGGACCTGGAAGAAGCGTTTATGTCGTTCACATCGACACCACCAAGTTCCTCAACAAAGAGCCCTGCTGGAGTAACGTCAGATGTTTAG
- a CDS encoding carbamoyltransferase family protein — protein MTAILGLSAFYHDSAAALIIDGEIVAAAQEERFTRIKHDFAFPQNAVDYCLAEVGITPEQLNYVGFYDKPVTKFERLLETYLAFVPAGYRSFRQAMPLWLKQKLHLPRELSRGLGGGYAGRFVFTDHHESHAASAFFPSPFEEAAILTIDGVGEWSTTCFGVGRGNNIQLANEIRFPHSLGLLYSALTYYTGFRVNSGEYKVMGLAPYGQPVYKDRILEHVLDLKADGSFRMDMSYFNYCQGLTMTSEKFHKLFGGPPREAESEVTQREMDLAASVQAVTEEVMLRMAQHVHEATGLKNLVLAGGVALNCVANGRILREGPFENIWIQPAAGDAGGALGTALFIWHQLLEKPRTPSTPDQQHGSFLGPQFSEAEIQQTLSQHNAVYEVCDSDEQLCEEVAELISQQNVIGWFQGRMEFGPRALGGRSILGDARSQKMQSLMNLKIKFRESFRPFAPIVLREYVDRYFEMRPQEDSPYMLLVAPVHPDIRTPPSPEQEQAFGIDKLNFCRSEIPAVTHVDYSARVQTVDRDRNPLVHQLLTCYYQKTECPVLINTSFNVRSEPIVCTPEDAYRCFMATDMDVLVLGRHVLLKAQQPQQMSEAERNEHLGQFQLD, from the coding sequence ATGACCGCCATTCTGGGCCTTTCGGCGTTTTATCACGATTCGGCCGCCGCGCTGATCATCGACGGAGAAATCGTCGCCGCTGCGCAAGAAGAGCGTTTCACCCGCATTAAACATGACTTCGCGTTTCCGCAAAACGCGGTCGATTATTGCCTAGCCGAAGTGGGCATCACACCCGAGCAATTGAATTACGTCGGTTTTTATGACAAACCGGTCACCAAATTTGAACGACTGCTGGAAACCTATCTCGCCTTTGTCCCGGCGGGATATCGCTCGTTTCGACAAGCCATGCCGCTGTGGCTGAAGCAGAAACTACACCTACCGCGCGAACTGAGTCGCGGTCTAGGGGGGGGCTATGCGGGGCGGTTTGTCTTCACCGATCACCACGAGTCGCACGCTGCCAGCGCGTTCTTTCCGTCGCCATTTGAAGAAGCAGCCATCTTGACGATCGATGGCGTCGGCGAATGGTCGACAACCTGTTTCGGCGTCGGTCGTGGCAATAACATCCAACTGGCAAATGAAATCCGCTTTCCACATTCGCTGGGCCTGTTGTATTCCGCCTTGACTTACTACACGGGATTTCGCGTCAATAGCGGCGAATACAAAGTCATGGGACTGGCTCCCTATGGACAACCGGTTTACAAGGACCGGATTTTGGAACATGTCTTGGATTTGAAGGCGGACGGCTCGTTTCGCATGGACATGAGCTACTTCAACTATTGCCAAGGCCTGACGATGACGTCGGAAAAGTTCCATAAACTATTCGGCGGCCCGCCGCGTGAAGCCGAGTCGGAGGTCACGCAGCGCGAAATGGACTTGGCGGCCTCGGTGCAGGCCGTCACCGAAGAGGTCATGCTCCGCATGGCGCAACACGTTCATGAGGCGACCGGACTGAAGAACTTGGTTCTGGCTGGAGGCGTCGCCTTAAACTGTGTGGCCAATGGGCGGATTCTCCGCGAAGGGCCGTTTGAGAACATTTGGATTCAACCCGCAGCTGGAGATGCCGGGGGCGCCTTGGGGACGGCGTTGTTTATCTGGCATCAACTACTAGAAAAGCCGCGTACGCCAAGCACGCCCGATCAGCAGCACGGGTCCTTTCTCGGTCCGCAGTTTTCCGAGGCCGAGATCCAGCAAACGTTGTCCCAGCACAACGCTGTTTATGAAGTCTGCGACTCGGATGAACAACTTTGCGAAGAAGTGGCGGAGTTGATCTCGCAGCAAAACGTGATCGGCTGGTTTCAAGGACGCATGGAATTCGGACCTCGCGCGCTGGGCGGACGCAGCATTTTGGGGGATGCCCGCAGCCAGAAGATGCAGTCCCTCATGAACCTGAAAATCAAATTCCGAGAATCGTTTCGCCCTTTCGCCCCGATCGTGCTGCGGGAATATGTCGATCGCTATTTCGAAATGCGGCCCCAGGAGGACAGCCCTTACATGCTGCTGGTGGCCCCCGTGCACCCGGACATCCGCACGCCACCCAGTCCGGAACAAGAACAGGCCTTTGGGATCGACAAACTCAATTTTTGCCGGTCAGAAATTCCAGCGGTCACGCATGTCGATTACTCCGCACGTGTGCAGACAGTTGACCGTGACCGCAATCCCCTGGTTCATCAACTGCTGACGTGTTACTATCAAAAGACCGAGTGTCCGGTGCTGATTAACACCAGTTTTAATGTGCGGAGCGAGCCGATTGTCTGTACTCCGGAAGATGCGTACCGTTGTTTTATGGCGACCGATATGGATGTGTTGGTCCTCGGGCGACACGTCTTGTTGAAAGCACAACAGCCTCAGCAAATGAGCGAAGCGGAACGCAACGAACACCTTGGTCAATTCCAACTGGACTGA
- a CDS encoding DUF5989 family protein gives MSPQAEPEPTESNTEAKTEFEQAGEEKPLSLVQEFGMFIIENKAWWMIPIVTVLGLVGLLVLLGSTGAAPFIYTLF, from the coding sequence ATGTCGCCGCAGGCCGAACCTGAACCGACTGAATCAAACACCGAAGCGAAAACTGAATTCGAACAGGCTGGCGAGGAAAAGCCGCTTTCGCTTGTGCAAGAATTCGGCATGTTCATCATCGAAAACAAGGCGTGGTGGATGATTCCCATCGTCACCGTCTTGGGCTTGGTTGGACTGTTGGTGCTATTGGGGTCCACCGGGGCGGCCCCGTTCATCTATACGTTGTTTTAA
- a CDS encoding DUF6807 domain-containing protein → MTYKIPKVQAVPIADSQVSFEVEGTERLRWHAGSRYTRPHFYPLLGPSGKPLTRMGHPAAPDHDHHKSIWFAHHKVAGLNFWGDNNNNRARQDNWVHYQDGDEEAVMVTDIGWYDGHAAKLMQQRLFAALRPLPDGETWLELQTRFTPTGNSLLLEKTNFAFLAVRMAKSISNAYGGGQLTNSQGAIGEADIFGKPAQWLDYSGPIADEITEGITYFSHPANPHTPNSWHVRKDGWMAASVCMHNGIEITKDQPLELRFALHAHAGAVDNERAQSLFNDYTASPPYEVIKALPPYRVLVQRREV, encoded by the coding sequence ATGACCTACAAAATCCCCAAAGTGCAAGCCGTACCGATTGCCGATTCTCAGGTCTCCTTTGAGGTCGAGGGGACTGAACGACTGCGGTGGCATGCGGGGAGCCGCTATACCCGGCCGCATTTTTATCCTCTGCTCGGTCCCAGCGGAAAACCACTCACCCGGATGGGACATCCCGCGGCGCCGGATCATGATCATCACAAATCGATCTGGTTCGCGCACCACAAAGTCGCCGGTCTGAATTTCTGGGGGGATAACAACAACAATCGCGCGCGGCAAGATAATTGGGTGCATTACCAGGATGGCGATGAAGAAGCGGTGATGGTCACCGACATCGGTTGGTACGATGGACATGCGGCGAAGTTGATGCAACAACGACTGTTCGCTGCCTTGCGCCCTCTCCCCGACGGGGAAACCTGGCTTGAATTGCAAACCCGCTTTACACCGACTGGGAATTCGTTGCTGTTGGAAAAAACCAACTTCGCGTTTTTGGCAGTGCGGATGGCCAAGTCGATCAGCAATGCCTACGGCGGCGGACAACTAACCAACAGCCAGGGAGCAATCGGCGAAGCAGACATTTTTGGCAAACCGGCCCAATGGTTGGATTACAGCGGGCCGATTGCTGATGAGATCACCGAAGGTATCACCTACTTCAGCCACCCCGCGAACCCCCACACGCCCAACAGTTGGCACGTCCGCAAGGATGGCTGGATGGCTGCGTCGGTCTGCATGCACAACGGCATCGAAATCACCAAGGACCAACCGCTCGAATTACGCTTCGCTCTCCATGCCCATGCGGGAGCCGTCGACAACGAGCGCGCGCAGTCGCTCTTCAACGACTACACCGCAAGTCCCCCCTACGAAGTCATCAAAGCCCTGCCGCCCTATCGGGTGCTGGTACAGCGCCGTGAGGTTTGA